The sequence CATATGGTGGTCGTGCGCGTCATGCCGTCGCTGCCGGCTTTCAACATCATCGCCCGCGAAAAAGATACCGTCCGCCTCGGCGATCGCGACCCAAAAACGGGCACCCTTACCCCCGCGGCGATCGATCGCGCCCTTGCCTCTCTCCGCCGCTGCCACGACCTCGCAGCTGCTTTTAATGCCGAACAGATTGTCGCCCTCGCCACCAGTGCCGTCCGCGAAGCGCCGAACGGCCGCGACTTCATCCAACTCGTCCGGCGCGAACTCGGCATTACGATCGACTTGATCTCTGGACAAGAGGAAGCCCGGCGGATTTACCTGGGCGTGCTCTCGGCGATGGAATTTAGCGATCGCCCCCACATCATTGTCGATATTGGCGGCGGGTCTACGGAGATCGTGCTCGGGGACGGTCGCGAACCGCGCTATCTCAGCAGCACTAAAGTCGGAGCGGTGCGGCTCAAACATCGCTACATCACGAACGACCCGATCGCCAGGAGCGAGCGCCGCACCTTGGAAACGTATATTCGCGGCCAGCTCGCCCGCGCGACCTCAGAAGTTCGCGCTCGCTTGCAGCCCGGTGAAAAGCCGACGCTCGTTGGCACCTCGGGTACGATCGAATGTCTGGCAAATCTGCACGCTCGCGAAACGCTCGGCATCGTGCCCAATCCGCTGCAGGGGTACGAGCTCTGTCGCGAGGACCTAGATGCGCTGGTCGATCGCCTGGCTGACATGACCGAAGCCGAACGCCTGCAGCTGCCTGGCATGTCCGATCGCCGGGCGGAAATCATCGTACCGGGGGCGTTGGTGCTGGTCGAAGCCATGCGACTGCTCGACCTCGATCGCCTGGTCGTCTGCGAGCGAGCACTGCGCGAAGGGGCGATCGTCGATTGGATGCTCGCCCACGGACTGATCGAGAACCACCTCCGCTTTCACAATTCCGTCCGCCAGCGCAGCACGCTCAACATCGCTAACAAGTATCGCGTCGACATCACCCACGGCGAGCGGGTCGCGCGCTTTGCCTTGAGCCTATTCGACCAAACCCACGGCAATCTCCATCAATGGGGGGCAGAGGAGCGCGAACTGTTGTGGACGGCAGCAGTCTTGCACAACTGCGGCATCTACGTCAGCCACGACGCCCACCACAAGCACTCCTACTACCTGATTCGCAATGCCGAGCTGATGGGGTTCAATGAAACCGAGCTGGAACTCGTTGCCAACATCGCGCGCTATCACCGCAAAAGCAAGCCGAAAAAGAAGCACGAAAGCTATAGCAATTTGCCCGGCAAGCGCTACCGCGAAATGGTAGACCAGCTCAGCGCCTTGCTGCGCCTGGCTACGGCGCTCGATCGCCGGCAAATCGGCGCGATCGCGACCGTTCGTTGCCAGTACGATGCTAAGCAACGGGGGTTACACATTCACGTGATGCCAGCCCGCGCGGACGACGACTGCGAGCTGGAGTTGTGGAGCCTGAGCGAGAAGAAAGCAGTGTTTGAAGAAGTATTCGACATCGCTGTCGAAACGGCTATCTGCGTGCCTTAAGCACAAGACTGTTGGCTAGAACTTGCATACGATCGCGGGCGCTCTCTCCAACGGCTCTCCTGAAGTGCGCGATCGCGGTTATTGGACTTTGGACAAAATGGGAGCCCTGGATCTGAACCGACAATCCCTCAAATGTCTGCAAAACAATTTTTGGGAGCTGTAGCTACGCGGCGTCCGAGATGGCAGCGGGAAATATTTGGGAGTTCGGCCGGGCCGACGAGCTCACCCAACTCCCAAATAGTTCAAAAGCTACACCTCATCAGGGTTAGGAAACTGGGCGATCCGTCAGCTGACCGCCTCAGTCGAACATCCATTTGTACAAAGTCCAGTAATCGAGAGTCAGCAACCGCGAGATGCCGTGCAGCTAGTCGAGCGTCAAAGCGGCACTGACTCGGCTGAATGGGACGCCAGCGGTGGCGAATAGTCAGTATAAAAAACGACGCACTCCGCGGATACCACTGGCTTCTGTTCTGAGATGTTATCGAACAGGGGACTGAGCAGTCCCATTTACCTCGATTCGCAGTGTTCATCCCAGAAGAATCGAGCGAGTCATCAAGTCCCATTGCAACAGCAAAATTGTGGAGAGGAGTAAATCAATCAGACATATGGAAGTGGTATAATATGCTACAATAACCTGATTGCTTCTGACGATTAGATTATATTCCTTGAGGGACTTTCGCCTTTCAATATTCAGATTCTAGTTCGATTTAAGAGTTGTTTCGGAGACTAGACTGTTTGCTTGCGAGCGGTTATCATGATATCAATTAATATATTGCGTCTCTTACCCAGTGCAGGAACCTACGGTATGAACGGAATCCTCTCAGATTTCCGAATCTGCAGCAGCTCGCCTGCTTAACAATATGCTGATTTGGGATTCATGTCGAATGAGAAACTTGGTATTTTTTTGGAGGAACATAAGTGGGTCAATCTATTAGGGCATTGGTAAATACAGTTGCAAAGAAAGAGCCTATTGACTCTTTGCATCTTGAAGGCAATCGCAAAACAAATATCCTTGCAGGTTGGGTATGTCCTATTCTTGACTCTCAAGGGGCAGAGAATAATCATGTGAAAGTCAACCTGGGATTTAATGCGGGAATCTGGTATTTCTACAAGCCTCACATCCAACTTTATGGCTCAATGCACGCTAGTGGAACTCTGGCCGAAAAGGTAGTGGCTTGCTGTGAAGAGAGAGATTTTCCGCTAGATAGAGAGCCAGGGGAAATCAATATTATTGGTATTGAAGGAATGCACCCAAATGGTGAATTTAATCTCGATCAAAATGACAAATGGAATGATACAGTTGCGATACTAACCTTTCGAGAAGGCAAGCCTCATTTTAATTTGCTTTGTAAAGCAACTACTGAACCTGGTTATCACTATACTCACAACACCGAAATCCATGAAGGGGTTGCTCGATTGGACACAGGGTATCATCATAATTTATGGCAAGTTGGTCAACATCGCGGTTATGAGGCCCTGGCTCAAAAGGGAAACTTGGCTCGACTTGTACGAGATGCCAACCGCGATTATCTGAGAAATGACACCACTTCTTATGAGCGTTTGAGAGGGATCAATCTTCACACTACTAAACCAGGATTGGCTTCGCCTGACACTATCGGCAAATGGTCGGCAGGTTGTGTTGTCATATATTCTCCTAAAGAGTTCTTGCAATTCATGGAACTTGTTAAGGGGAGTTCTCAGTTCAGAAGGTATTCCGATTTTGCTTTTAGTTTCATTCTGATATGGTCTCGTTGGTTAGAGCAAACACCTAGACCTATAGAGCCAGTTCCAACAGTCTCAGATGATTATGATGTTGATATTGATGTCTTAGCACGCACTATTTGGGGAGAAGCCAGGGGGGAAAAACGGTTAGGGAAAACTGCCGTTGCTTGGGTAGTTCGCAATAGAGCTTCTAGATCACCTTCTTATGGTTGGCCACCTACCATCCGTCAAGTCTGTCAACAGCCATGGCAGTTTAGCTGTTGGAATGAAAACGATCCTAACCGAGATAAGCTGCTAACAGTAAACGTGTCTAATAGCGAATTCAGGGAAAGTCAAGAGATTGCCAAGAAAGTTCTCAATGGGGAAATACCAGATCCCACTAACGGAGCCGATCACTTTTTTGCTAATTATATCTCAACCCCTGATTGGGCAAGGGGGCAAAGCATAGTTGCTGAAATTGGTGTTCATCTTTTTTATCGGCTAGTTTAGAAGTCCAAGTTTTTCAGAGAGAATGGGAAGCGATCAGCTTTGCGTACTAGTTTCTTGCAATTGCTAAGTTGGCTAATTTAGCTACTGCAGATGACACTCCTAAGTTACCTCAGTCTTCACGTATTATTTTTGAAGGGATTGGATGCGCAACTGAGTGGCAGATTTCAGGATTTCTTCGAATAGTGTTCCTTTTCCGTTTGTGTTTAATTGAATATATACATGTGAGGTAATCTATGACTACACAATTTGAGAAGTTGCTAGAGAATGTGATACGTGAGGTTAGTTTCCTGACGATTGCGGATACCAGATATGTTCCTGGAGCGTTGTTAGAGTCTCAAAATGTTGATAGATTTACAGATAGGGTGCAAAGCTTTCTTGTCCCAGATTTTTTCCAACAAAGTGATTTTAGGACTGTGCTTTCTGCAAGCAACTTTGCTCTTGCCCATGCAGCAAGTACATTTAGAGGCATAGCAGCATTATCTCTGCTATCTTTTCTAGGATTAAAAGTCTCTACGAATAGGCATTTTGAGGTATCTATTACTGTTGAGGAGGTCAAAGTGCGGCATTATGAAAATCCTGACATGGGTTTGGTGGCATTTGAAAGAGCATTCCTCCAATTCAAAGAGAGAGACGAAGACACCTTCAGACTATTGAGAGATAGATTTCTGGTGTTCTCATCATATTACGCTAGCCGATTTCGCTTAGAATTCGCAGCTGGATCGGGGTTGGAAGGAGAAGTTGAGTTTGACAATAGTAGTGTTTCTGTTGAAGCTGGCGCTGCCATTGAGAGACAAGCCGATGTAATTTTGGTGAGTAACAATATTAGTGTCCCTTTTGCTGTTAGTGGCTATAGGGTTACAAAGAGGGGAACTATTCTCGAATCCTAGCTTATGGGCACCCCTCTGTGTCTACCTAGGACTAGACAGGCACCTGCGCAGATAACATAGACCGTAGGGCGGGTTACTCAAGGAGAAAACCCCCTTGCCAAAGCCAGCCACTGACCCCTTGCCCGATAACCAATTCAAGCTAGAACCAGCTCTCGAAAAGCGCACGCGTCGCACCTTCAGCGCCGAGTACAAACTACGGATCGTTCAGGAAGCTAACGCTTGCCAACACGGCGAACTGGGAAGTTTGCTGCGACGCGAAAAGCTTTACCACAACCAAATTCAACAATGGCGTCGCGAGTTCGACCAAGGCGGCACCGCCTCCCTGTCTAAGACGGCTCCGGGTCCCAAGCCCCAACTCACCAGCGAGCAGAGTCAGATTGCCGCGTTGGAGAAGAAGATTCAACGACTCGAGCATCAGCTCCAGCTCAAGGATGATTGCCTAGCCCTACAAAAAAAGCCTTAGCGATGCTCGCGCACCAGGAGAGCGAGGGCGACGCATGAATCTGCTCGTAACCCACAAACCCGAGCGGTTGCCATTAAGCCTGGCCTGCCAGCAGTTGGATCTGAACCGCAGCAGCCTTTTCGCGCGCCGAGACACAGCGAAGGTGGCAACAGCTAGGGGGGTCAAGTGTCTCCGAGAGCGCGACAACCGCGCGCCTTGAGCCCAGCCCCCAATCAGGTCTGGACGTGGGATATCACCAAGTTGGCGTTGAGCCAGAAAGGAGTCTATCTCTCGCTGTACGCGATCGTCGACTTGTTCAGCCGCTTTGTCTTGGCTTGGATGCTGTCACGCAAGGAAAACAGCGCCCTCTCCCAACAACTGATGTGCGAGGCGATGGCGCGCCACCCCCATGCGACCGACGCGCGGACGATTCACCAAGACCGAGGCGCGCCGATGATTGCCCGCAACTTCCTGGAGGTCATCAGCGACCTGGGGGGCGACCGCCAGTCACAGCCGCCCGAGAGTGAGCAACGACAACCCATTCAGTGAGAGCCAATTCAGAACCCTGAAGTATCAGCCCGACTACCCCGGACGCTTCGAGCATTACGCCCAAGCCGAACGGTGGTGCCAGGACTACTTCGAGTGGTACAACTACAGCCACCATCACAGCGCCCTGGAGGGCTTTACACCGGTCCAAGTGTTCACCCAGAGCTATCGAGAGCTAGCCCGGCAACGGGAGCAGGTGATGAGCGCGGCGTTCGAGGTACACCCGGAACGCTTCGTGGGTGGGCGACCCAAAGTCAAACTACCGCCGCAAGTGGTGGCCATCAACCCCATCTATCGAGAAGATGGCAGTATCGAAACCGAGACTGGTGTCAATTTCCCCACGCTCGACGCTGCCAAGGAGACAACTAAACTACATTAACTAAAAACCACGTGTACAAAACTGGTTGACAACTTCCGTCTCCGCAGCGACAGCGTCAGGCGCGGAAGCTGCTCTGAGAGAGGGAGATGGGAGCAACCCTAGCTTTAATCAAGAATTGCTATCAGTATCAGGCGCATTGTTTTCGACTCTATCTGAGCAAACACCGTTTGCGCATACTACCCAACAACAAGTATCTGCAAAGTGAGTAGAGATGTGCCATCTTCTCGGGGGGAGTGGAGTCAAAGGTGAAGCAAATTGACCAGGGGTTGAAAATTTCAGAGGCAATATTGAGGCGGACAATGTACCACAAGTGCTGGGACATCGATGCACCTACCTCAACAAACAGCTCTGAATTCTATCCTTAGAAGGTGACACGTACCCATCTAGAACGAGCTGCTCAAAAGACTAATTCCCCTGCCCATCAAACCGAGAAAAAATACTTGTAGAATGACTGTAAATGGTAAAAGTTAACGAAAACTCCTCAGAAAGTTCTTGAATTCAGGAATTCCTCGAATAGAATTGAAATCCTCCTCATCCTCAATGAGTTTTGCCACATCAGGATTTATGTCTATGGCTTTCTTCAAGTTTTGAAGAACCTTCTCAATCATGCCTCTCTGGGCATAATAGCAAGCTAAATTATACAAAGCAAGTGTACATTCTTCGTCAATTTTAAGTGCTTCTTGATAAGCTTCAAGCTCCTTATCCTCATGTTTGAGATAATAATATGCGTAGCCCATGTTAGAGTAAGCAACAGCAAATCTTGGGTTAAGGGAAATAGTTTTACGAAAACATTTCAATGCAGTTTCTGCTTTCTCTGCGATTTCCCGAACATTAAATTCGCTTTCATCGATTTGAGTTATTATCGCAAAGCCCTTATTGTTCCAGCCTATTGGATTACTTGGAGCTGTTTCAATAGCCTTATCAAAAACTTTTATAGCATTTTCATATTCCTTTTTCTTGGCTAGTGCCAAACCCTTAAGGTTGTAGGGCATAAAGGAATACTCATTAATCTCCAGTGCCTTGTCATAGAAGCATATTGCATTATTTAATTCGCCCTTTAGATTGTAAATCGCTCCAAGGTTTACATAGTCCTTTGATCTCAGAAAAAAGAAATTATTTGATTCAGGAATATCTGCCAGAACCTTTTCTAAAAAAATATCCAGACTTTGCGGCAATGTGTTATCAACTTTTTTTAGTTTAGCCAGTATTTCATTGACTCGTTTTTCAATAGTTTCAAGTATTTTTTCGCTCGAAAATGTATGCTTGCTGTAAGTTTCATCTATCCTCAATAGGTACGTTTCAGGAATAGTATCGAGAATCTGCCTGACGAATTGGATAGTAGTGCTTAATGCTCTCGTTTTTTCGAGTTTTTCTTGCGCTGAGTCAACTTGCTCTTGTAATTCCTGGTAAGCGTTTCTTCTAAGGCTGTTGGTTAGGTAAACTCTAGACCAGAGATAGCCAATGAAGAAGCCACAAATGGAAAAGTAGATAATTACAGCTGTAGTATAGCTGCGTACGGCATCTGCGGAGATGCCTGATGCACCACTAAAAACTGGTGAGATGCCTGGAAGGACACTATTTTTGTAAAATCTAAGAATTGGCTCGATTTGAGTTAAACCAACTCCTACCAGTATTTTAGTTAACCAGTCAGAGATCTGTTCTAGGTTTGTATTCGCTTTAATCAAATCTGAATTGTTTTTGCTGGTGCTATTCTCGGAAATGTCTTCCCTGTTATTGTGCTTCTCGATATTGAAATTGGACTCTATGGTGCGAGGCACTCCAAAGAGAAACCCTACCAGTCCTCCCAATAATAAGCAACCCCCTCCGACAGTTGCGGTGGTGCCAAAGAGCGCCATGATATTTGAAGAACATCTTCCAATATTTAAGATGTGACTACAATTGTGGCTAACAGTATTTGCATTGCCCAGTGCATAGAAGAAAATAAAGATAAAGCCTATCAAAACTAGTATGAATAAAGGAAATATTGCTCGCCAGAGCTCAAGAGAGTCATCGTCAGACAACAACTTGTCCACAGCCAGCCCCAAAATTTTTTTCACCAGCTACTCTGTCTCCTAAAAATGTGCTTTGCTCAGATTTGCTGTCTAGGTAAATAGATTCAACGTTTTCTACCATCAATAAACATGTTTGTCAAGCGCTTCGTAAATTCTCCTTGCGTAAATGCATGCAGATTTCTGCGTCACAATCGCATTAGGGTTCCAATTTTCTGGAGTGCTTGAACTTAGCTCCCCGCTGTCATCAAGTCAATACCGAACCTCACTGATTGCGAATGAAGTACCTGGAGAGGTTTTCAGCGTAGTATCCGCGAGACCTGCACGTGATGCAGGTAGGTGGAGCGGGAGCGCTGCAAGTGCCGGAGAACGGAATATTGCTGTTTCAGCCTGCTTACAATCCCCCAGATGAATCCAATCGAGCGGTGCTAGGTATGGATAAAGAGCGGAATGAAGTGGCAGACCTGCGGCAACTTGGAGGAATTACGAAGGAAGGTCAGGAAGTGGCTGCAGCAGGCGGGACGGGATCACATAACCTTGCTGACCTGGTGGCGGTGGCTCATTGACCACCTATTAGTTTAAGAATTTTAAGGAATTGATATGAGTGTGGAATGCGGCCGGTCAATTGGTCCGCAGAAGAGCGCTATCTGAAAAAAACTCCTTTAAGGGCAGAACTCGAGATCGCTAGCCGATGCCAGAAAACACAAGACGCCGAGCAGCGGGTCTAGCTGCAACAGGGCACCGACTCGTCCGGATGGGCTCAGGTCGGTCTGCAAGCTTACAGCAAATGAAGACTCTAGCGAAAACACATCGAGTGGCCCAACTCAACTGCTTGTTGTTGACTGGATAAGCTTACAGATAGCGCTCTAAGTCGACCGACTCTCGAGCATGATGCAATTGTTAATGGGTACTGCCCTAGACCGCAAATAGTTTGTCACGAAACGTGCAAATGTTCTACGGCTAGCAACCGAACTCTGACAAGTTGGCAAAGGTGCCGGGGCGATCGCAAACACGCTATTCGTCCCAGTCTGCCATAGTTACCGTTCCGAACTAAAACTCCAGTTGGTCGAACTGCCGCCAAGGAATGCACTCTCAAGAGCATTCCTTGGCGGCGTTGCCAGCAGGGACAGGCCTCGAGGCAACTGGAGGCAAGTGCTAGCAATCTTAGCCGCTAGC comes from Rubidibacter lacunae KORDI 51-2 and encodes:
- a CDS encoding Ppx/GppA phosphatase family protein; translated protein: MAAIDVGTNSIHMVVVRVMPSLPAFNIIAREKDTVRLGDRDPKTGTLTPAAIDRALASLRRCHDLAAAFNAEQIVALATSAVREAPNGRDFIQLVRRELGITIDLISGQEEARRIYLGVLSAMEFSDRPHIIVDIGGGSTEIVLGDGREPRYLSSTKVGAVRLKHRYITNDPIARSERRTLETYIRGQLARATSEVRARLQPGEKPTLVGTSGTIECLANLHARETLGIVPNPLQGYELCREDLDALVDRLADMTEAERLQLPGMSDRRAEIIVPGALVLVEAMRLLDLDRLVVCERALREGAIVDWMLAHGLIENHLRFHNSVRQRSTLNIANKYRVDITHGERVARFALSLFDQTHGNLHQWGAEERELLWTAAVLHNCGIYVSHDAHHKHSYYLIRNAELMGFNETELELVANIARYHRKSKPKKKHESYSNLPGKRYREMVDQLSALLRLATALDRRQIGAIATVRCQYDAKQRGLHIHVMPARADDDCELELWSLSEKKAVFEEVFDIAVETAICVP
- a CDS encoding cell wall hydrolase, coding for MGQSIRALVNTVAKKEPIDSLHLEGNRKTNILAGWVCPILDSQGAENNHVKVNLGFNAGIWYFYKPHIQLYGSMHASGTLAEKVVACCEERDFPLDREPGEINIIGIEGMHPNGEFNLDQNDKWNDTVAILTFREGKPHFNLLCKATTEPGYHYTHNTEIHEGVARLDTGYHHNLWQVGQHRGYEALAQKGNLARLVRDANRDYLRNDTTSYERLRGINLHTTKPGLASPDTIGKWSAGCVVIYSPKEFLQFMELVKGSSQFRRYSDFAFSFILIWSRWLEQTPRPIEPVPTVSDDYDVDIDVLARTIWGEARGEKRLGKTAVAWVVRNRASRSPSYGWPPTIRQVCQQPWQFSCWNENDPNRDKLLTVNVSNSEFRESQEIAKKVLNGEIPDPTNGADHFFANYISTPDWARGQSIVAEIGVHLFYRLV
- a CDS encoding transposase, which gives rise to MPKPATDPLPDNQFKLEPALEKRTRRTFSAEYKLRIVQEANACQHGELGSLLRREKLYHNQIQQWRREFDQGGTASLSKTAPGPKPQLTSEQSQIAALEKKIQRLEHQLQLKDDCLALQKKP
- a CDS encoding integrase catalytic domain-containing protein — encoded protein: MSPAPNQVWTWDITKLALSQKGVYLSLYAIVDLFSRFVLAWMLSRKENSALSQQLMCEAMARHPHATDARTIHQDRGAPMIARNFLEVISDLGGDRQSQPPESEQRQPIQ
- a CDS encoding integrase core domain-containing protein, which gives rise to MSNDNPFSESQFRTLKYQPDYPGRFEHYAQAERWCQDYFEWYNYSHHHSALEGFTPVQVFTQSYRELARQREQVMSAAFEVHPERFVGGRPKVKLPPQVVAINPIYREDGSIETETGVNFPTLDAAKETTKLH
- a CDS encoding tetratricopeptide repeat protein; its protein translation is MKKILGLAVDKLLSDDDSLELWRAIFPLFILVLIGFIFIFFYALGNANTVSHNCSHILNIGRCSSNIMALFGTTATVGGGCLLLGGLVGFLFGVPRTIESNFNIEKHNNREDISENSTSKNNSDLIKANTNLEQISDWLTKILVGVGLTQIEPILRFYKNSVLPGISPVFSGASGISADAVRSYTTAVIIYFSICGFFIGYLWSRVYLTNSLRRNAYQELQEQVDSAQEKLEKTRALSTTIQFVRQILDTIPETYLLRIDETYSKHTFSSEKILETIEKRVNEILAKLKKVDNTLPQSLDIFLEKVLADIPESNNFFFLRSKDYVNLGAIYNLKGELNNAICFYDKALEINEYSFMPYNLKGLALAKKKEYENAIKVFDKAIETAPSNPIGWNNKGFAIITQIDESEFNVREIAEKAETALKCFRKTISLNPRFAVAYSNMGYAYYYLKHEDKELEAYQEALKIDEECTLALYNLACYYAQRGMIEKVLQNLKKAIDINPDVAKLIEDEEDFNSIRGIPEFKNFLRSFR